In the genome of Lysobacter sp. BMK333-48F3, the window CGGTCCAGGCGAGCATGAGCACGTCGTCGCTGGCGTCCGCACCGGAATTCATCCGCGGCAGGGTACGGCCTGGCGGCCCCGACGGGAAGCGCTTGCGCGCCTGGGGAGCCTCGTATAGCGGTAGTTGCAGTGCCATCGACATGCTCGGGTTAACGGTTCGGCGACCGGCATGGGGTTGGCCTATGCCGCTTGCGTAAAGCTCGCGTTATCCTGCGTCCTGCGCAGAAGGCGGCGATCCGGTGCAGAGCAGTGACGTACTTCCAGTGGCGGTAGGCGGACGCTCGTCTGCGGGCGACGCCCTGGCCTGTGCGCTGCAGGAGGCCTTGCCGGCCGGTTCCCAGGTCGTGGTGTGCTGGCGCGATGCGCAGGGGCGGGTGGCCGATTCGTCGACCCCGGTCGCGCCGGCGCCGTTGCGCGCCGACGCCGCCGCCTGGCTGGAGCGCGACCCGCCGGCGGTGGGCGCCTCCGGCGACACCCGCTCGGACCGCATCGAGGCCGCCTGGTGGCTGGAGGACGGCAGCCGCGCGGCCCTGGTCGCGGCCCTGCCGCAGTCGATGCCGACGCCGTTGCGCGCGGCCTGGCTGGCGATGGCGCGGCGCATCGTCGCCGCCGACCTGGCCGCGGTGCGCGCGCACGCCCGCGCCGAGGCGCTGGAGAAGTCCGAACGCCTGCAGCAGGCCTTGTACGGCATCGCCGACCTGGCCGGCTCGGGCCTGGAAATGAGCGATCTGCTCGGCCGCATCCACGGCGTGGTCTGCGGCCTGACCTACGCCGAGAATTTCTACATCGTGCTCTACGACGACGTCGCCGACACGATGCGCTTCCTGTACTTCGCCGACCGCGCCGACCCCTTCGTCGCCGATCCCGAACAGGTGATCCGCGCCGCCGACACGCCCAACAGCCTGACCCTGGCGCTGCTGCGCCACGGCGAGGCCTTGCAGGGCAGCTCGACCAGCCTGCGCGAGCTGCTGGGGGTGGCGCCGGACGAGGTCCACGGCCCGGACAGCGCCGACTGGCTCGGCGTGCCGATGCGCCGCGGCGAGCGCGTGTGCGGCGCGATCGTGGTGCAGAACTACGACACCCCGGGCAGCTACGGCGAAGAGGACCGCGCCCTGCTGTCGTTCGTCGCCCAGCACATCCTCACCGCGCTCGACCGCGTCCACGCCCGCGAAGAACTCGAGCGCCGGGTCGCCGAGCGCACCTATGCGCTGCAGCTGAGCAACCGCGACCTGCAGGCCGAGATCATCGAGCGCCAGCGCTCCGAGCGCCTGCAGCGCGCGCTGTTCCGGATCGCCGAGCTGACCATCACCTCCGACACACTGAGCCGGTTCTACTCCCAGGTGCACGACGTGGTCAGCGAGCTGCTGTACGCGCGCAATTTCTACATCGCGCTGCTGTCCGACGACGGCGAACGGCTGCAGTTCCCGTATTCGATCGACGAGCGCGACATGATCCGCGAGTCGCGCCGGCTCGCCGACGGCCTGACCGAGTACGTGATCCGCCAGGGCCGGCCCTTGCTGGCCGACCGCAACCGCATCGCCGAGCTGCACGCGCGCGGCGAGGTGCGCAGCCACGGCGCCGCCGCGCATTGCTGGCTGGGCGTGCCGCTGTTCCGCGACGAGGCGGTGGTCGGGGTGATCGCGATCCAGAGCTACTCGCGCGCGATCGCCTTCAATGCCCGCGACCAGGAACTGCTGACCTTCGTCGCCCACCACATCAGCATCGGCCTGGCGCGCAAGCAGGCCCAGGACCGGCTGGTCACCGCGCACGGCGAACTCGAACAGCGGGTGGCCTCGCGCACCCGCGAGCTGGCCCATACCAACGCCGAACTGGTCGAGCAGATCGGCGAGCGCGTGCGCGCCGAGCAGAAGCTCACCCACCAGGCCTTGCACGACACCCTGACCGGGCTGCCCAATCGCGGCCAGTTGCTGGAACGGCTGGGCCAGGCCATCGCCCATGCGCGCCGCGACCGGCGTGCGTTCGCGGTGCTGTTCCTGGATCTGGACCGGTTCAAGCTGGTCAACGACAGCGTCGGCCATTCGGCCGGCGACGAACTGCTGGTCGAGAGCAGCCGCCGGATCGTCGCCGCGGTGCGCGCGGAGGACACGGTGGCGCGGCTGGGCGGCGACGAATTCGCGATCCTGGTCGAGGACCTCGACGGCCAGGGCATGGTCGAAGAGATGGCGCACCGGGTGCTGCGCGCGCTCGGCGAGCCGTGCTGGATCGCCGGGCGCGAGGTGTTCCCTTCGGCCAGCATCGGCATCGCCCTGTGGCATCCGCGCTATCGCGACGGCATCGAACTGCTGCGCGACGCCGACGCCGCCATGTACCGGGCCAAGGGCCTGGGCCGCGGCCGCTGCGCGGTGTTCGACGAGGAGATGCGCGAGCAGGCGATGCGCATCCTCGACCTGGAAGCGGACCTGCGCCGGGCGATCAACGGCGACGCCTTCGTCGCCTACTACCAGCCGATCGTGCGCCTGGACGACCGCGCCCTGATCGGCCACGAAGCCCTGCTGCGCTGGCGCCACGAAAAACGCGGCCTGCTGCTGCCGCGCGAGTTCATCGGCGTGGGCGAGGACAGCGGCCTGATCGAAGAGGTCGATTGGATCCTGTACGGGCGCGCGGTGGCCGAACTGGCGCGCGGCGGCGAGGGCTACATCTCGGTCAACGTCTCGCCGCGGCATTTCCGCGCCGGCGACTTCGCCGACCGCCTGCTGCGCCTGCTCGACGACGCCGGCGCCGACCCGCAGCGCCTGCGCATCGAGATCACCGAGGTCGCCCTGCTCGACGACGTGCCGCGCGCGCTGCGGATGCTGCGCACCCTGCGCAATCACGGGGTGCTGGCGCAACTGGACGATTTCGGCACCGGCTTCTCGGCGTTGTCGTACCTGCACCGGTTCCCGATCGAGTGCCTGAAGATCGACCAAAGCTTCGTCGCCGGTCTGGTCGGCGAATCGCGGCCGGAGAGCGTGGCGGTGGTGCGCGCGATCCAGGCCCTGGCCGGCACCTTGGGCATCCACACCATCGGCGAGGGCGTGGAGACCGAAGCCCAGCGCGCGGCCTTGCGCGAACTGGGCTGCGTCTACGGCCAGGGTTTCCTGTTCGGCCGTCCGGCCGAGCGGCTGCTGAGCGGCCCGGTCGCCGCGCCGCCGCTGCCGGCGGCCGACGGCGCGCCGGCTTCGCGCGCCGCCGGCGCCTCGTCCTCGCTCAGCGGCTGACTGCGACCTCGGTCGCCGGCGCCGCCGGCGTGCCGAGCTGGACCCGGGCGCGCTCGACCAGGCCGATGAACTCCGCGCGCAGGCCCCAGCGATCGTCCAGGCGCACGCTGCGCGCGGTCGCGGCGATCCGCTCCCAGCCCCAGCCGTCGATCTGCTTGCCGCCGCGCAGCGCGTCGGCGAAAGCGGCGACCGCGGCGGCCAAGCGCATCGAGTCGCTGGCGACGGCGCGCAGGCCATCCTTGCGCACCGGGGCCTCGATCAGCTGGCTGCGTTCTTCGCCGGGGCGCTTGTAGCGCAGCTTGAGCAGGGCGATCTCGTCCTGGCCGCCGGCCGCGGCCGGCGCGGAGGCGGCGTAGCGCAACGCCGGCAGACGCGCAGCCTTGGAACCGACCGGGGTGATCTCGTACAGCGCGGTGACCTGGTGGCCGGCGCCGATGTCGCCGGCGTCGACCTTGTCGTTGGCGAAGTCCTCGCGCTTGAGCAGGCGGTTTTCGTAGCCGATCAGGCGGTATTCGGCGACCTGGGCCGGGTTGAACTCGATCTGGATCTTGACGTCGCGGGCGATGGTCAGCAGGGTCGAGCCCATCTGCTCGACCAGCACCTTGCGCGCTTCCTGCGCGGTGTCGATGTAGGCGTGGTTGCCGTCGCCGACGTCGGCCAGCTTCTCGGCCAGCGCATCGTTGTAGTTGCCTTGGCCGAAGCCGAGTGTGGTCAGGGCGATGCCGCTCTTGCGCTGGTCGGCGACCAGGGTTTCCAGGGCGTTGTTGTCGACCGTGCCGACGTTGAAATCGCCGTCGGTGGCCAGGATCACCCGATTGACGCCGTTCTTGACGTAGGCCTGCTTGGCCATGGCGTAGGCCAGGCGGATGCCGTCGCCGCCGTTGGTGCTGCCGCCGGCCTGCAGCCGGTCCAGCGCGGCCAGGATCTCGTCCTGGCGGTCGCCCGGCGTCGGCGCCAGGACCAGGCCGGCGGAACCGGCATAGACCACGATCGAGACCCGGTCCTGCGGGCGCAGCTGGCGGGTCAGCATCGAGAACGCGTTCTTCAGCAGCGGCAGCTTGTCCGGCGAATCCATCGAGCCGGAGGTGTCGATCAGGAACACCAGGTTGGCCGGCGGCAGGGCGCGCTTGGGCATCTCGTAGCCCTTGATGCCGATCATCAGCAACTGGCGCTGGGCGTTCCATGGCGCCGGCGCCAGTTCGGTGCTGACCTTGAAAGGTGTCGCCAGCGAAGCAGGAGCCGGGTGCTGGTAGTCGAAGTAGTTGATGAACTCCTCCGCGCGCACCGCATCGGACGGCGGACGCACGCCGTCGTTGATCATGCGCCGCACGTTGGCATAGCTGCCGGTGTCGACGTCGATGGAGAAGGTCGACAGCGGCTGTTCGCTGGCGCGCTGCACCGGGTTGTCTTCGCGCGCGGCGTACTTCTCGGTGTTGGCCGCTTGGGCGTACCCGGGCGGCGGCGGGGGCGCGGGCGGGGCGCTGTAGCCGAGCGCGGCCGGCGCGGCCTTCAGGGCCTGGGACGTTGCCCGCACGCGCGAGGCGGTGACCTGGATCCGCGCCAGCGCGGCGCCGGCCTTGGCCTCGGTGCGCGGCGGTGCGGGCGGCGCCGCGGGGGCGGGCGGGGCGATGGATGCGGCCGGCGCGGCGTAGGCGTCGGCAGCGGCTGGGGCGGCCTCGATCGGGGCGGCATTGCCGGATGCGGTCGCTTCGGCCTCGGCCGGCGGTATTTCCGGTGCCTGCTTGGCCAGATCGCCGGGCGCCTGGCAGGCGCCGAGCGAGACGGCCAGGGCCGCGAGCAGGGCGACGCGCAGTGCGCGCGGGTGGGACGGGATCGAAGCGGACGCGGAACGGGCGGATGTGGCGCGGGCGGACATGGCGGCTTCCCTGGTGTGTGGACCTGGGAAGATCAACGCGCCGCCGCGGCGGACGGGGTTGCGGGCGGTGCAAATAATTTTCGGTCGCTGCGCAGACCCCGCCGCGGCGCCGGTTCAAGGCGCGGGTTGACGCGCCGGTTCAAGGCGCCAATTCAACGCGCCGGTTCAACGTGCCGGTTCAACGCGCCGATTCAACCGGCCGGGTCGCGGATCACCAGCAGCCGCTGTTCGCTCATGTCATCGATCGCATAGCGCACGCCCTCGCGGCCCTGGCCGGAGTCCTTGACCCCGCCGTAGGGCATGTTGTCGACCCGGAAGCTGGGCACGTCGCCGACGATCACCCCGCCGACGTCGAGCCGGTCCCAGGCGCGCATGGCCCGATCCAGGCGGCCGGTGAAGACCCCGGCCTGCAGGCCGAAGTCGCTGTCGTTGACCCGATCCAGCGCGCGCTCGAAATCGTC includes:
- a CDS encoding EAL domain-containing protein, whose translation is MPAGSQVVVCWRDAQGRVADSSTPVAPAPLRADAAAWLERDPPAVGASGDTRSDRIEAAWWLEDGSRAALVAALPQSMPTPLRAAWLAMARRIVAADLAAVRAHARAEALEKSERLQQALYGIADLAGSGLEMSDLLGRIHGVVCGLTYAENFYIVLYDDVADTMRFLYFADRADPFVADPEQVIRAADTPNSLTLALLRHGEALQGSSTSLRELLGVAPDEVHGPDSADWLGVPMRRGERVCGAIVVQNYDTPGSYGEEDRALLSFVAQHILTALDRVHAREELERRVAERTYALQLSNRDLQAEIIERQRSERLQRALFRIAELTITSDTLSRFYSQVHDVVSELLYARNFYIALLSDDGERLQFPYSIDERDMIRESRRLADGLTEYVIRQGRPLLADRNRIAELHARGEVRSHGAAAHCWLGVPLFRDEAVVGVIAIQSYSRAIAFNARDQELLTFVAHHISIGLARKQAQDRLVTAHGELEQRVASRTRELAHTNAELVEQIGERVRAEQKLTHQALHDTLTGLPNRGQLLERLGQAIAHARRDRRAFAVLFLDLDRFKLVNDSVGHSAGDELLVESSRRIVAAVRAEDTVARLGGDEFAILVEDLDGQGMVEEMAHRVLRALGEPCWIAGREVFPSASIGIALWHPRYRDGIELLRDADAAMYRAKGLGRGRCAVFDEEMREQAMRILDLEADLRRAINGDAFVAYYQPIVRLDDRALIGHEALLRWRHEKRGLLLPREFIGVGEDSGLIEEVDWILYGRAVAELARGGEGYISVNVSPRHFRAGDFADRLLRLLDDAGADPQRLRIEITEVALLDDVPRALRMLRTLRNHGVLAQLDDFGTGFSALSYLHRFPIECLKIDQSFVAGLVGESRPESVAVVRAIQALAGTLGIHTIGEGVETEAQRAALRELGCVYGQGFLFGRPAERLLSGPVAAPPLPAADGAPASRAAGASSSLSG
- a CDS encoding VWA domain-containing protein codes for the protein MSARATSARSASASIPSHPRALRVALLAALAVSLGACQAPGDLAKQAPEIPPAEAEATASGNAAPIEAAPAAADAYAAPAASIAPPAPAAPPAPPRTEAKAGAALARIQVTASRVRATSQALKAAPAALGYSAPPAPPPPPGYAQAANTEKYAAREDNPVQRASEQPLSTFSIDVDTGSYANVRRMINDGVRPPSDAVRAEEFINYFDYQHPAPASLATPFKVSTELAPAPWNAQRQLLMIGIKGYEMPKRALPPANLVFLIDTSGSMDSPDKLPLLKNAFSMLTRQLRPQDRVSIVVYAGSAGLVLAPTPGDRQDEILAALDRLQAGGSTNGGDGIRLAYAMAKQAYVKNGVNRVILATDGDFNVGTVDNNALETLVADQRKSGIALTTLGFGQGNYNDALAEKLADVGDGNHAYIDTAQEARKVLVEQMGSTLLTIARDVKIQIEFNPAQVAEYRLIGYENRLLKREDFANDKVDAGDIGAGHQVTALYEITPVGSKAARLPALRYAASAPAAAGGQDEIALLKLRYKRPGEERSQLIEAPVRKDGLRAVASDSMRLAAAVAAFADALRGGKQIDGWGWERIAATARSVRLDDRWGLRAEFIGLVERARVQLGTPAAPATEVAVSR